GCCCGCAACGTGCCGCAGCTCTGCGCGCGCTGCCACCGCATCGGCGAGAAGGCGGCGGTGCGGATCGACTCCGACGTTCCCGACATCGTCCAGAGCTACGCCGACAGCGTGCACGGGCGCGGGCTGACGCAGGGCGGCCTGGTGGTCAGCGCGACCTGCGTCAACTGCCATTCGTCGCACGGCGAGCTGCCGCCGAGCGACCCGAACTCGACGGTCAACCGCAAGAACCTCGCGGCGACCTGCGGTGCCTGCCACAACGGCATCCAGGAGGCCTTCGCCAAGAGCATCCACGCCACCGGCTCGCCGAAGGACGGGATGGAGCTGCCGGTCTGCGAGGACTGCCATTCGGCCCACAACATCAGTCAGCCCGAGAAGGCCGGTTTCCGCACGGCGATGATGCAGCAGTGCGGTCGCTGCCATAAGGAACAGGCCGAGACCTTCTTCGAAACCTTCCACGGCAAGGTCTCGCAGCTCGGCACCGAGGGCGCGGCCAAGTGCTCCGACTGCCACGGGGCGCACGACATCCTGCCGACGACGGATCCCGCCTCCCACCTCTCGCGGGCCAACGTGGTGGCGACCTGCGGCAAGTGCCACGAAGGGTCGCACCGGCAGTTCGCCGGGTACCTGACCCACTCGACGCATCACGACCGGAAGAAGTACCCGTGGCTGTTCTGGTCGTTCCGCTTCATGACCACCCTGCTGGTGGGGACCTTGACCTTCTTCATGATCCACACGATCGCCTGGCTGATCCGGCTCTTCCGCACGCGAGAGGAGTGGATCCACCACAAGCAGGAGATCCACCATCCGGGTCAGAAGTTCTACCGCCGCTTCACCACCTTCCAGCGGGCGCTGCACATCTTGATGATGATGTCGTTCTTCACCCTCTCGCTGACCGGCATGGCGATCAAGTTCTCCTATGCGGGGTGGGCGCAGGCGATCGCCACGGCGCTCGGCGGCCAGCCGACGATGGCGGTGCTGCACCGCCTCGGCGGGTTGACGCTCTTCACCGTCTTCGCCCTGCATCTCTGGGACGTCAAGCGCAAGCGCCGCGCGCTCGGCTGGACCTGGAAGCAGATGGTCACCGGTCCCGGCACGATCCTCTTCACCTGGCAGGACGTCAAGGACGTCATCGGCTCGCTGAAGTGGTTCCTCGGCCTCGGGCCGCGCCCGCGCTACGGTCGCTACACCTACTGGGAGAAGTTCGACTACTTCGCCGTCGCCTGGGGCGTCGTGGTGATCGGGTTCACCGGGATCGTGCTCTGGTTCCCCGAGCTGCTGACGCGCGTTCTCCCGGGTTGGTCGATCAACGTCGCCACCATCGTCCACAGTGACGAGGCGTTGCTTGCCACCGGGTTCATCTTCACGATTCACTTCTTCAACACGCATTTCCGTCCGGACAAGTTCCCGATGGACCCGGTGATCTTCACCGGCCGGGTGCCGATCGAGGAGCTGAAGTACGACAAGCCCGGCGAGTACGCCGCCCTGGTCGAGAGCGGCCAGCTCGAAGCGCATCTCGTCGAGGCCTATCCGAAGCCGGTCGAGCGCGGATTCCGCATCTTCGGATTCGCCGCCCTCACCGTCGGCCTGACGCTGATCGTGTTGATCGTCTACGCCATCCTCTTCGCCTACCGCTGAGCATTCGCGGCGGCCGCAGGGGATCGCAGGGGGAGTCATGAGCGAGGAGGCTGGTCTCTGGAGGATGAATGCCCGGGCGGTGGGTCGCGCCGCCGCCCTCGGGCTGATCTTGGCCTGGACGGTGTCGTCCGGTGTCGCGCAGGCGCAGACGCCGGCGTGCGGCGATTGCCACGAGGTCGACGTCGCGGCCTTCGCCAAGACAGTCCACGGAAGCCTCGGCTGCACCGACTGTCACGTCGGCGCGGCCCAGGAGGGACATGACGCGGCGACCGCCAAGGCCGACTGCTCGTCGTGCCACGGCGACGTGCAGGAGAGCATCGCGGCGTCGGTGCACGGCAAGCCGGAGTTCACCGCGTTGTCCGGCATGGACCGTTGCGGCAGCTGCCACGGCAAGATCCACGCGCTGGTGCCGCGCAGCGACCCGGCGTCGGCGATCAATCCGCAGAAGCTGCCGGAGACCTGTGGACAGTGCCACTCGTCGGCGGCAATGGCCGAGAAGTTCGGCTTCCGCGTCGTGCAGCCGCTCGCCGCCTACGAGGCGAGCGTGCACCACCAGGCGGTGATGGCCGGCAAGCCCGCGGCGACCTGCTCGAGTTGTCATGGCGGTCACGACGTGCTGCCGGCGAGCGATCCGAAGTCGCGGGTCAATCACTCGAAGGTGCCGCAGCTCTGCGGCCAGTGCCATGGCGAAATCTCCGCCAAGTACCAGGAGAGCGTCCATGGCCGTGCTGCGGCGGCCGGAATCCGCGAGGCCCCGGTCTGCACCGACTGCCATGGTGAGCACCGCATCGTCGGCCCGAGCGAGTCGGGCTCGCCGGTCTCGGCCTCGAACGTGCCGAAGATGACCTGCGAGCGCTGCCATGCCGACCTGCGGGTCACCGAGAAGTTCGGCATGAAGACGAACGCCGTGGCGGCATTCCAGGACAGCTTCCATGGGCTCGCCAACAAGACGGGCAGCGCCACGGTGGCCAACTGCGCCTCGTGCCACGGTGTGCACGACATCCAGCCGTCGAGCGACCCGCGCTCGCACGTCAATCCGGCCAACCTGGCCGCCACCTGCGGCTCGTGCCATCCGGGCGCCGGCAAGACCTTCGCCATCGGCGAGGTGCACGTGCAGCCGGGCGACAAGGCGAACGCGAACCCGATCGTCTACTGGGTCCGCGAGAGCTACCTCTGGCTGATCTGGATGACCATCGGCGGCATGTTCCTGCACAACCTGCTCGATCTGCGGCGCAAGGCGCTGACGCCGATCGTGCGTCCGATGATCCCGAAGAGCCAGCGGCGCGAGCGGCTCAACAAGGGCTTCCGCATCGCCCATGCGGCGACGGCGCTCTCCTTCATGGTGCTGGTCTACACCGGATTCGCGCTGAAGTACCCCGACGGCTGGTGGGCGGCGCCCTTGCTCTCCTGGGAGAGCAGCTTCCCGGCGCGGGCCTGGCTCCACCGTGGAGCGGCGCTGGTGATGATCGCCGCTTTCCTCTTCCACTTCGTCCACATCGCCATCGACCGCCGTGCCCGGGCTTGCATCCTGGCGATGCTGCCGACGCTGCACGACGTGCAGGAGGTGCGCGAGCGCATCGAGTGGTACCTCGGCAAGCGCAAGGAGATGCCGCACGCTCCGGCGCTCGGCTACATTGAGAAGGCCGAGTACCTGGCGCTCATCTGGGGGACGATCGTGATGGCGGTGACCGGGGCGCTGCTCTGGTTCGAGAACTTCACCCTCAGCAACTTCCCGAAGTGGGTGAGCGACCTCGCGACCGTGGTCCACTTCTACGAGGCCATCCTGGCGACCCTCGCCATCCTGGTCTGGCACTTCTACTGGGTGCTCTTCGACCCGCTGGTCTACCCGATGGACACCGCCTGGTTCAACGGCAAGGAGGTCCCAGGCCGTACCCTCGAGCGGAAGGAGTCGGTGATCGAGCCGAAGACGAAGAAGTCCTGATCGGGACCGGATGAAGTCGGCCGGGCCAGCGGGAGCTCCCCGCGGCCTGGCCGTTGAACCTCCCAGAGCTGTCGGGCCTCACGGCGCGGCGGAGCTGGCAGTGACTGACGGTGCCGAGGTCGAGACCTTGGTAACGGTGTTTCAAGGATTCTTCGCGAGAGCGCCAGTTCAGCCATGCTGGAGCTGGCGCCTCTTCCAAGTCTCCCGCGTGAGCTCGGCGGGGGAATGAGCGAGTCGCCCTCACCTGCGGGACGCCGACTGCGACATTCCCCCAGTCGGCTTAGGGGCACGTTGCGAAGGCGCTGGTGTCTTGAATCGGCTGGAACTGAGTGTGGAGGGGATTTGAATACGTCCTCGACGCGCCAGTCACCGTGTCGGCGACCGTCAAGTCCACCTTCACGTCCGTCAGTCCGCCGGAAAATACCCAGTAGTGCCCGCCCACACTGCAACCGTCGAGTACCTTCACCAAAGCCTCCACGTTCGAGCTGGCGAAGAACCAGAAATAGCCGGTGTCGGGCGTCAGTTGGACGACCTGTGCCTCGCCCGAGTTGCCGGTACCAGAATCGTAGCGGGCGGTAACTCGAAAGCGGCCATGGTTCAGGCAGGCGACTGTCGAGCTGGCCGTGCAGGATCCAGCCCCTGCAGTCTGCCCACCTTTGCCCGCCAGGGGCCGACTGGCCGCCCATTCGCCGAGGAGCTTCGAGAGGTCTCTCGGCTCCGATTCCGACGCCCCGCCAGTATCGGCTGGTGAGGAAGTCCTCGCCGAGCTGCACGTCGCGAAGGCACTGGTGTCCTGGACCGGCTGATACGGAGTGCCTTGTGGGTTGTGGTAGCTCGTGACTTTCCCAGTCTCGGAGTCGCGGACCGTCAGCGTGACTTCGACGTCCGTGAGGCCACCGGCAAACACCCAGAAGCGAGCTGCGCCAGGAAAGGAGCATGCGTCAAGCACTTTGACGACCAGTTCCACGTTCGCGTCATTGAAGAACCAGAAGTAACCCGTGTCACTCGTTAGCTGGACGGCGCGCCCGGCTCCCGACGCCCCGGCGGAGGTTCTCCATCTGGCCTCGACATCAAACCGCCCGCCTGCGAGGCACACGTTCGATCCTCCAGGAACGCAAGCCGTGTCGTAGCGCAGGATGGTTCCGTGGCTGCCCACTGCGAAGACGCTGCCGCCGCTGCTTCCGCCTACGCCATATAGGTCGTAGTAATACCCGCTAGCCGATGAGCGAATGGGAGACCATTCGCGCCCGTCATAGTGGAATACTCGCGCATAGGCTCCGACGGCGAATACATCTTCGCCGTCCTTTCCCCAAACCGCGCCGAGATCAGTGTGGGCCGGGCTCACCATGGGCGACCATTCGCTGCCGTCGTAGTGCAGGACGGTTCCGTTGCGCCCGACTGCGAAGACGTCGCTTCCGCTTGCGCCCCAAAGGCCCAGGAGGTCGACGCTCACGGAGCTGTTCTCTGGCGACCACTGAACACCGTCATAATGAAGCACTGTTCCATTGGTGCCCACGACAAACACATCGCTTCCCCCGCTACCCCAGACTCGCCAGAGGAAGTTGCTGGTGCCACTTGCCATTGACGACCAGGCCCTGCCGTCGTAGTGCAGGATCGTCCCTGCCTCGCCTACGGCGAAAACGTCCGTGCTGCTGCTACCCCAGACGCCGGTGAGCGAAGACGAAGATCCGCTTCTCATCGGCGTCCAACCGCCTCCATCGAAGTGGAGGATCGTTCCGGATACTCCGACCGCGAAGACGTCCCTCCCGCTTGTTCCCCAAACCCCCCAGAGTGGCTCCGAGGTCCCCGTGGCCATGGTTGACCAGGAGTTTCCGTTGGAGTGGAGAATCGTGCCCTGGTCGCCGACTGCGAAGATGTCGCTTGCGTTGTTGGCCCAAAGACCGCCGAGACTCGAGTACGTCGTGCTGGTCTTGCGCTGCCGCCAGATGCTCCCGTCGAAGTGAAGGATCTCTCCGGCCCAGCCCATCAGGAAGATCTCGTGGGCGTTGCTGCCCCAGAGGCCCGGGAAGTTTCCAGAGTGGCCGGTGTCTATTGGTGTCCATGTCTCGCCGCCGTAGTGCAGAACGGTGTTGTGTCCGGTCACGTAGACGTCGGTGCCGCTCGTGCCCCAGATGGTCCAGAGAGATTCGGTGGTGTTGACCGACATCGGCGACCAGGTGCTGCCGTCGTAGTGCAAGATGGGACTGGAGGTGGCCTCCCAGTAGTAGGCGACGACGAAGACGTTGGTCGGGCCAGTGCCCCATACGCTGTTGAAGCTGTTGGAGGTCCCGGTCGCCATCGGCGACCACCTCACGCCGTCGTAGTGGAGGATCGTGCCGGAGTCACCGACAGCGAAGACGTCGTTGCTGCGGCTTCCCCAGACGCTCCGCAGAGTTTCGAAGGTCCCGCTTGCCATCGAAGACCAGGTGGCGCCGTCGTAGTGCAGGATCATCCCGACTTCGCCGACCACGAACACGTCGCGTGCCCCGCTTCCCCACACGGCGCTGGCGCGATACCTCGGCTGCGGGTCGACCGACGTCCACGACCTTCCGTCGTAGTGGAGGATCCTGCCTTTGGATGAGGAATGCGCCCCCACCGCGAAGACGTCCGTTTCGCTGCTGCCCCACACGCCGAGGAGAGCTAGAGGGTCGTCGGCCTCTCCCCAGGTCAACGAGGCCCATTCGGTTCCGTCGAAGTGGACGATGGTCCCCTCTCCTCCTACCCCGAACACGTCGTTCGGGCCGCTTCCCCAGACTCCGAGAAGGTCGTTTCCCTGGGGTCGCGGGTTGTCCCATGCCCAGCCGGAAGACCCTGCAGCGGAACTCGAGCCAGCAAGGACCAGTAGGGAGAGCGCACCCGCAAGGGGGGAGAGTTTCTTCGACAAGATTCTAGACACGCGTGGCCCCCACCTCGCGCTCCGAATCGTCGCCGAGCGACAACTTGGCTACCCGTGGCGGTCGCCGCACTTTGGCGAGCCCATGGAACCGAAGTCCGAGCGGACGATCCGTCGGACCACAGGCCTACCCGCCGCTGTCCTTGGGCAACTCGACCATGCGGTGGCGCAGGGCGTAGCTGACCACCTGGGCGCGGTTGTTCAGGTGGAGCTTGTCGAGGATGTTGCGCAGGTGGAACTTGACGGTGTTCTCCGAGACGCCGAGCTTGGCGGCGAGCTTGCGGTTCGACGTCACGCCCCGCACCAGGAGCTCGAGCACTTCGCGCTCGCGGTCGGTGAGGGCGTCGGGGTTCTGTTCGCGCTGCGCCGACTTGGCCGGGTGGGCGAACTCGGCGAGCAGGCGGCGGGCGAGACTCGGGGTCAACGCCGGCTCGCCACGCTCGACCCCTTCGAGCAGGGTGAAGAACTGCGACGCCTCGAGGTCCTTGAGCAGGTAGCCCTGAGCGCCGGACTTGATCGCCTCGAAGAGGTTCGAGTCGTCGTCCGAGGCGGTCAGCACGACGACCTTGACGTCGGAGGCCTCCGCCGTGAGCAGGCGCGTGGCGGCCAACCCGTCGAGCTCCGGCATCGTCAGGTCCATCAAGACGATATTCGGCCGCAGCCGCTTGGCCAGCTCGACCGCCTCGCGGCCATTGCGCGCCTCGCCCACCACGTCGTGGCCCTGGGCCTCGATCAGGCTGCGCAGGCTGTCGCGGAAGAGCGAATGGTCGTCGGCGATCAGGATCCGCATGCTGGGTCACCTCCCGAGTGGCGGCAGAGGGATTTCCGCTTCGACACGGGTCCCTTCACCGGGCGTGCTGTGGACGGTCAACTGTCCCCCCAGGCTCTCGGCGCGCTCGCGCATCGTCGCCAGACCGAAGCGGGGAAACTCGGCTCGTCCCAGGGCCTCGGGACGGAATCCTACCCCGTTGTCCTCGATGACCACCCGGACCCGGCCAGAGCCGCTGCTGCAGCGGACTCGGACTTCGTCGGCGCGGGCGTGCTTGCGGACGTTGGCGAGCCCCTCCTGGACGATGCGGAAGACCTGGAGCTCGACTGCGGTGGGGAGGCGCAGGCGGCGATCGACTTCGACCTCGGTCGCGATCCCGGTCTGGCCGGTCCAGCGCTCGACGTAGTCGCGGATCGTCTCGGGAAGGGTGGCGAGGGCGGAGGAGGTCACGCGCAGGCCGAGGATCCCCTCGCGCACGTCGGCGTAGACCTCGCGCGCCGCGGCGGCGAGTTGGTTGAGCTGGTCGCTCGCCTCCTGACTCTTGCCGTGCCGGAGGAAGCCCTGGACCGCCTGCGCCTTGGTGTTCACGTAGGCGAGCACCTGGGCGAGCCCGTCGTGCATCTCGTGAGCGAGCCGCAGGCGCTCCTCGGAGGCCGCCAGGTCGCGCACCCGGCGATGCAGGTGCGCGTTATCGATCGCCACCGCCGCCTGGACGGCGAAGCGGGCGAGCGTCTCCTCGTCCTCGCGTGAGAACGGAGCGCCGTCGGTGCGCTCGGAGAGGTAGAGGTTGCCGCGGAAGGGTCCTTTGCACTGGATCGGCACGGCGAGGAGCGACCGCATCGCCGGGTGGTGGTCCGGGAAGCCGACGCGCCGGGGATCGCGCGTGATGTCGTCGAGGCGGAGCCGCTGGCCTTCACCGAGGGGGACGCCGAGCAGTCCGCGCCCGGACGGCCCGGCGCCGATCCGCTCGCGCTCCTCGGTCGACAGGCCGGAGGTGGCGAAGGTGCCGATCTTTCCCGCCTCGTCGTAGATCGCCAGGGCGCCGTAGCGACTCTCGATCAGGTGTCGCGCCTGGTCGACGACCTTCTGCAGCACCGCCTCGAGCGACAGCTCGCCGGCGATGTCGAGGCCCGCCTGGTGGAGCGCCAGCAACTCGCGGTTCTGCCGCTCGAGCTGCGCCTGCATCGTGTCGAGGACGTGGAAGAAGGCGCCGAAGAAGAACAGGGCGACGACCGCCAGGACGCCGTCGATCAGCAGGCGACCGGAGAGCGAGAGCAGGTAGGGATAGAGAAGGTGGCGGCTCACCTCGAGGACCAGGACGAAGATCCCGGAGCTCAGGATGGCGTAGATCTTGAGCCGCTGAAGGGTCACCGAGCGTCCTCCCGAGGTCGTCGGGGAGCCGGCGGTGGAGCGCAGATCCCTGGCCGCGGAGCGAGGGCGCGAAGTGTAGCACGGGCTTCCCGGGGGCTCCCCGGGGCGGGCGTCAGTCCTTGGGCCGGGGCCGGCGCAGGGTGGAGAAGCGGAGCAGCGAGTAGAACGGACACCAGCCGAGCAGGCCGGTGACAAGGGGGACCCAGCCGAAGAGCACGAGGGCGATCCGCCCGAGGTCGGGCAGCAGATCGAGCGAGCCCAGCCCGAGCAGCGTGGCGCCCAGGAGGATGCGCAGGATGCGGTCCCACGTCGCGAGGTTGCGGAAGGCGAAGGTCAAGGGCGCTCCGGAAAGTCGCGGGGATGCTCGCAGTCGCGCCCCGGCCCTTCAACGGCTTTGTGGGTGGTCGTTTCCCCACCCGGCGGGGTGGGGGCTGGGCGCGGGGTGAAGCGGAACGGAGGCGGCAGGGTTCTGTGAGCTCGCGCGTTCCGGGTGTCATGTAGGATGAGTCGCATCCGAGAGTACGCCGTTGCAAGACGCTGACGCAACAGCCACCTGGAGTGGAGCTGAGGAGAGCGGCAGGCCGCTTCCACTGCTTGGTGCCGGAACCGTGGTCGCACGGCGATTCGCTGTCGAGGAGTGCCTCGGGGTCGGCGGGTTCGCCGTCGTCTACCGGGCGTTCGATCGCGAGCTCAAGCGATCGATCGCCTTGAAGGTTCTCAAGTCCTCGAGTCGCGACCCGCGTCTCGTCGCCTTGCGACGAGAGGTAGCGGTAGCTCGGGACGTAGCGTGCCCGCATCTCGCGCGCGTATTCGACTTCGACTTCGACACCGATGCCGAGCTGTCCTTTCTCACCATGGAGCTGGCCGAGGGGGGGAGCCTGAAGGCGGAGCTTCGTCGTGGACCGCTCTCGATCGAGAGATCCGTGGCGTTGACCGCCGAGATTCTAACCGGGCTCGAGGCGCTGCATGCCCACGGAATCGTTCACCGAGACGTGAAGCCCGGCAACGTGCTGCTTGACGCCTCCGGCCACGCGAAGCTCGCCGACTTCGGGCTCGCATTGTCGCTCGAGCCCGACGGCCTGACTCGGCTGACCTCGGAAGCCGCTTTCGTCGGGACAGTCGAGTACTTGGCGCCGGAGCAGTTCAGGGGGTCGCCGATCGACGGGAGATCAGACCTCTACTCGCTGGGTGTGACGCTATTCGAAATGCTGGCGGGCAGATCGCCCCAGCCAGCTGGTACAAGGCTCGAGACGGTGGTCGGCCATCTCCAACGGGCAGCGCCCGACGTGCGGGCTCTGCGGCCAGAAGTGCCGGCCTGGTTGGCGGCATTCGTCGCTCGGTTGCTGGAGAAGGAGCCGTCGCAGCGCTACCCGTCGGCCGGCGAGGCGCTGACGAGCCTCCGCTCCCATCGGACCGGCATCGCGCGGGCACTCTGGCGGCGGCATCGTCGCGCCGCGAGCGTCGCTTCCGGTGTGGTGCTGTTGCTAGCCGGACTCGCGACCTGGTACCTGGCTACTCGCCCGCGCTTCTCGCATCTGGTGGAAGGTGAGGGTGGAGCCGTCGTCGCGGTCGACGAGAAGGGGCACGAGCTCTGGCGCCTTGCGGACATCGGCCCGGGCGTCGCCGAACGCGCGACACTGGCGCGGATCGAGCCTGGGGCTCGAAAGACAGTCGCCCTGTTTCCCCTCTCGCTCGCCGACTTGCCATCCCGAGCTGCCCGAACCTTGACCTTTCTCGACCCCGAAACCGGGAAAGTCATCCGCGAGATGGAAGTTCCGACAACCGAGATTCCGTTCCACGATGTGAGCCCGCGCTTCGTGCCGGGCCGCCTCCGGGCCGAGGACGTCGACGGGGATGGCATCGACGAGATTTTCGCCAGCTTCAATCACATGCTCAAGGCGCCATCGTTCGTGATGATGTTCGAGCCGGCGGCGAGTCGTTGGTCGATCGTCTTTCAGGCGCTCGGTCACTACTGCCCGGCCGGCGTCCACCGCATCGACGGCGCGCCGGTGCTCCTGCTGCTCGGCATCAACAACGGAATGGGTTGGATTAACGCGATGGCTGCCGTCAAGCTGCCGATCGTGCACGGAATCGAGGGTGTTCGTGCTCATCCCGGTAGGGCGTTCTCACCGGAGCTGCCGCGCGACAACGGAGTGGTACCAAGTGATCTGCTTTGGTACTCGCTTCTCCCGCCCGGAAGAGTGGCATGTGATCTCGGAGTCGAGGGGAAGGTGATCGAGCTCGACGACGCCACCAGGACGCTTTCGGTGAGCTATGAAGATGGGCGGCGAGAGAGATTGCGCTACGACGGATCATCCGTCTCGCTACCCATCGACCACGATGGGTTCCGCCGGAAGGCTCGGGAAGCAGCGTACACCGCTCTTCGAGAGGCGGAGCGCTCACGGGGAGTCGGGGCGACCTCGCAGGCGGTTGCCGAGATGTCAGTCGCACTCGAATCGGCGCGCCAGGCCGGAGACGTTCGCCTGGCGGAGGTAGCGGAGCGCTGGCTGGGCCGCGCCTTCATCTCGGCCGGCCGTGAGAAGGAGGCCGAGGAGCGGCTCGAGCCGCTCTTTCTGCGTGCCGAGTCGCCATCCAATGTCGCCTGGGACGCGGCCAAGGCATTTCATCTCGCCGGCGATCTGCGGCGTGCGGCCGCCTGGTACGAGAAGGGTCTGATGTTCGATGGCGGGCCGACGGGTGGACGGCAGAAGCACTACTACCTCTTCGCCCTCGTCACCGCGCTCGCCGAGGCCGGCAACTGGGAGGCGGCGCGGCGCTCGATTGCGTCGTTCCTCGACAGCTCGGGTGCCCCCGCAATGGGGCGACTTGCCGAGCAGTACGTGAACTGGCGTTCGGGCGCACCGGTGGATGTGGAAGGTCTCGACCCGATGCTTCCGAACTCGACCGATCCCATCAAGTCGTGGTACCTGGAGATCCGGCACGCTGCCGGTGCCCCGCCGGCGGACCTAATCGCCGAGCTCGACCCGATTCTCGCGCGAGCGGACGAGGCGAAAGGTCAGCTCCATTCACTCCGCGGCCAGCTCCTCGGCGAGCTAGGCCGTGCGGAGGAGGCGAAGACTGCCTTCGCGCGGGCCTTAGCCGCTTTCACACTCGCGGCAGGCACGGACGTGGCAGCGCGATTCGATCGCCATTTGGCCGAAGACCGACTGCGAGCGTTGTCAGCGCGTCTCCGCGAGCAAGAGAGAGTCGCGAGTGGACGATAGAGCCGACGTGAGGCGACTCCTCGTCTTACACGGCGAGTTGGTCCGGGAGCTGGTACTGGCGGAGAAGGAGGGCGTTCTCGGTTCAGCGAGCTCGAACGCACTCGTTCTGCCGTTCCCCGGCGTCTCTCGCCGGCATGCGCGATTCGAGCTGGTGAGCGGGGGAGTGCGGCTGATCGACCTCGGCTCGAAGAACGGCCTGGTCGTCGCTGGCAGGCGCGTAGCCGAAGTGCTTTTGACACCCGGCGTCTCTGTGCGGATCGGCTACATCGAGCTGCGCCTGCTCGATGCGTCGGCTGGCGACTTGGAGATCGCGCTCTCGCTCGGCGAGACCGAGCGAACCACCGAAGTGGTCCCCGACCCTTCGGCGAGCCGCGGAGGCCATGGCGAGGAGGGCGCGGCTCGCCACGGCATCGTGTTGATCCGTGAGGTGGAGACGATGTCGCGGGCGATGCTCGGTCAGCGGAGGTCGAGCCTCTTCGAGCGCGTACGGACCATCCTCGGCGCCGAGCTCTTGGTGCTGGTCGATCTCGCAGACCGCGCCCGGCCGGCCGTTCAAGAGCTGGCCGGTGACCTCGAAGGAGATGATCTGGAAGCGGTCTTGGAACGGGTTCCGGTGCGTTTGCGCCGGCGAGGCGCCGAGCGCTTCGCTGCGCAAGGACGGTGGCAGATCGCGTGGCGGCCGGATGGTCTGGCAGCGATCGCCGCGCGAACGGCAGCGCTGGCCGATGCCGGCAGCCTGTGGCGCCGAGCGCTGCTCGAGTATCTCCTGTTGAAGCTCTCGGGAGGCGGCGTAGAGAAGGTCGCGTCCCCATTGGAAGTGACGCACGAGGATCTGCGACTGCCCGACGGCGCGATCTTCGGTAGCGCGCCGGCGACCCGCGATCTGTTGCAGCGGGT
This genomic window from Holophagales bacterium contains:
- a CDS encoding serine/threonine protein kinase, producing the protein MVARRFAVEECLGVGGFAVVYRAFDRELKRSIALKVLKSSSRDPRLVALRREVAVARDVACPHLARVFDFDFDTDAELSFLTMELAEGGSLKAELRRGPLSIERSVALTAEILTGLEALHAHGIVHRDVKPGNVLLDASGHAKLADFGLALSLEPDGLTRLTSEAAFVGTVEYLAPEQFRGSPIDGRSDLYSLGVTLFEMLAGRSPQPAGTRLETVVGHLQRAAPDVRALRPEVPAWLAAFVARLLEKEPSQRYPSAGEALTSLRSHRTGIARALWRRHRRAASVASGVVLLLAGLATWYLATRPRFSHLVEGEGGAVVAVDEKGHELWRLADIGPGVAERATLARIEPGARKTVALFPLSLADLPSRAARTLTFLDPETGKVIREMEVPTTEIPFHDVSPRFVPGRLRAEDVDGDGIDEIFASFNHMLKAPSFVMMFEPAASRWSIVFQALGHYCPAGVHRIDGAPVLLLLGINNGMGWINAMAAVKLPIVHGIEGVRAHPGRAFSPELPRDNGVVPSDLLWYSLLPPGRVACDLGVEGKVIELDDATRTLSVSYEDGRRERLRYDGSSVSLPIDHDGFRRKAREAAYTALREAERSRGVGATSQAVAEMSVALESARQAGDVRLAEVAERWLGRAFISAGREKEAEERLEPLFLRAESPSNVAWDAAKAFHLAGDLRRAAAWYEKGLMFDGGPTGGRQKHYYLFALVTALAEAGNWEAARRSIASFLDSSGAPAMGRLAEQYVNWRSGAPVDVEGLDPMLPNSTDPIKSWYLEIRHAAGAPPADLIAELDPILARADEAKGQLHSLRGQLLGELGRAEEAKTAFARALAAFTLAAGTDVAARFDRHLAEDRLRALSARLREQERVASGR